The Clupea harengus chromosome 26, Ch_v2.0.2, whole genome shotgun sequence genome has a segment encoding these proteins:
- the LOC116219772 gene encoding uncharacterized protein LOC116219772 isoform X2 → MEKHWLKSIEDGLKKERDPRIKRSFDILEENIPEDVFMRNRLDRINEMEKGRFLYKKKRPNVIQWRCERSRHSTGSSTGDPMKTRANSCPAYVSFQFVSSVSFRGCIVREMCEHSGHDLTNMEENAINRINEDLVEFIHDCISKGVSNSAILLKATDWSQRLGKTNLGDRTYFVTPKDIVGIRRSFNKYINLDGNDCISVAKLMKADLKDSVLLYQPLSHSEDQPLIIVYSSAWQLEQLKKFGGKMIFLDATYKSVTQYGFAFYAVMVKNDEGKGIPVSFFILSQETSSTLEICLTKLKEAADLTPRCVMVDRDQKEIKAIKTVFPHASVLLCWFHVLQAIHRWVVKQDGGHVQDPAVRNIIVQGIFSLKQCRTERVFHETAKRVLEQIKTATGATRVSKYLRETWLHCGAMWANFGRMFFHHQSETNNAVERFFNGLKYNFLGGYCNKRLDDLLLILHNHVVKYYGQLDELVNAGRAPTKGSQESVISAERMRSHGLDQNIQYLSEARFSVPSESKPDVFYEVDLLYSVCQCPVNGQGQKCKHIVLAQMVSDGMIDTAALREDTANMLCATNSFVSDETTVMVQNGENVGIVNLAKQQCSCLASSYGEVCVCLLVANKISESTLSTTASQPTTPVDQENIETESEPPVHQAKYCIKDMIYDLRNWCESEEYQPSLGLYTAVKHTHQLAFGRFKTVFNKRKTERLHKYRKHIELSKRRIANYSKTDHNKRQIQTVHHDGAFKRKRRQRTRK, encoded by the exons ATGGAGAAGCATTGGCTGAAGTCAATCGAAGATGGCTTAAAGAAGGAAAGGGACCCTAGAATAAAGCGATCCTTTGATATTCTTGAAGAGAATATTCCTGAGGATGTTTTCATGAGGAATCGCCTTGATAGGATAAATGAAATGGAGAAAGGAAGAttcctttataaaaaaaaaagaccaaatgTAATTCAGTGGAGGTGTGAGCGATCCCGCCATTCAACCGGATCGTCAACGGGAGATCCAATGAAGACAAGGGCAAATTCTTGCCCAGCGTATGTGTCCTTTCAGTTCGTAAGCTCAGTCAGTTTTCGAGGTTGTATTGTCAGAGAAATGTGCGAACACAGTGGCCATGACCTCACCAATATGGAAGAAAATGCAATCAATCGCATCAATGAGGATTTGGTCGAATTCATCCATGACTGTATTTCCAAAGGGGTCTCTAATAGTGCCATTCTATTGAAAGCCACGGACTGGTCACAGAGGCTTGGAAAAACGAACCTTGGGGACAGAACATACTTTGTCACTCCAAAGGACATTGTTGGAATAAGAAGAAGCTTCAACAAATACATTAATTTGGATGGCAATGACTGTATATCAGTGGCAAAACTCATGAAGGCTGACCTGAAAGACAGTGTTTTACTGTACCAACCACTGTCACATAGTGAAGACCAACCCCTCATCATTGTCTACAGTTCAGCATGGCAGCTTGAGCAGCTGAAAAAATTTGGAGGGAAGATGATTTTTTTGGATGCGACCTATAAAAGTGTCACCCAGTATGGCTTTGCTTTTTATGCTGTCATGGTCAAAAATGATGAGGGCAAAGGAATACCtgtgtcattttttattttgagtcAAGAGACATCCTCAACATTAGAGATTTGTCTTACCAAGCTTAAAGAGGCAGCAGATCTCACACCAAG ATGTGTTATGGTTGACCGGGATCAGAAAGAAATCAAGGCAATCAAGACTGTCTTTCCACATGCATCTGTGTTGCTTTGCTGGTTTCATGTACTTCAG GCAATCCACCGTTGGGTTGTTAAACAAGATGGAGGCCATGTCCAAGATCCAGCTGTGAGAAACATCATCGTTCAAGGAATATTTTCTCTAAAGCAATGTCGCACA GAGAGAGTATTCCACGAAACTGCTAAGAGAGTCCTTGAACAAATCAAGACGGCAACCGGGGCGACCAGAGTGTCAAAATACCTCCGAGAGACCTGGCTGCATTGTGGGGCTATGTGGGCCAACTTTGGCCGAATGTTTTTCCACCACCAAAGTGAGACCAACAATGCTGTGGAGAG GTTTTTCAACGGATTGAAATACAATTTCCTTGGAGGATATTGCAACAAAAGATTGGATGACCTACTACTAATCCTCCATAACCATGTGGTGAAGTACTACGG CCAACTTGATGAGCTCGTTAATGCTGGTCGAGCCCCCACAAAAGGATCCCAAGAAAGTGTCATATCAGCTGAAAGGATGAGGTCTCATGGGCTCGACCAAAACATCCAGTATTTGTCTGAGGCCCGCTTCAGTGTACCCTCAGAAAGCAAGCCTGATGTGTTTTATGAAGTTGACTTACTGTACAGTGTTTGCCAGTGTCCAGTCAATGGACAAGGTCAGAAATGTAAACACATAGTGTTAGCTCAGATGGTGTCTGATGGTATGATTGACACAGCTGCACtcagagaagacacagcaaaTATGCTATGTGCAACCAACAGTTTTGTAAGTGATGAGACAACAGTGATGGTGCAAAATGGAGAAAATGTGGGTATTGTGAATCTTGCAAAACAGCAGTGTTCTTGCTTGGCAAGCAGTTATggggaagtatgtgtgtgtctgttggtggcCAACAAAATTAGTGAATCAACACTGTCAACCACTGCCTCACAGCCAACCACACCTGTGGACCAGGAAAAtatagaaacagagagtgagccACCAGTTCACCAGGCAAAATACTGCATTAAGGACATGATTTATGATTTGAGGAATTGGTGTGAGTCAGAGGAGTATCAGCCATCACTTGGCCTTTATACAGCAGTGAAACATACACACCAGCTCGCCTTTGGCCGCTTCAAAACGGTCTTTAACAAAAGAAAGACTGAGCGACTGCACAAATACAGGAAACACATTGAACTTAGCAAAAGACGAATTGCAAACTATTCAAAGACAGACCACAACAAGCGGCAGATACAAACTGTCCATCACGACGGGGCATTTAAGCGCAAGCGAAGACAGCGAACCCGTAAGTAG
- the LOC116219772 gene encoding uncharacterized protein LOC116219772 isoform X1, whose product MRYPLGAHIQTFCLALSFHLSTNCESSTFSKAMEKHWLKSIEDGLKKERDPRIKRSFDILEENIPEDVFMRNRLDRINEMEKGRFLYKKKRPNVIQWRCERSRHSTGSSTGDPMKTRANSCPAYVSFQFVSSVSFRGCIVREMCEHSGHDLTNMEENAINRINEDLVEFIHDCISKGVSNSAILLKATDWSQRLGKTNLGDRTYFVTPKDIVGIRRSFNKYINLDGNDCISVAKLMKADLKDSVLLYQPLSHSEDQPLIIVYSSAWQLEQLKKFGGKMIFLDATYKSVTQYGFAFYAVMVKNDEGKGIPVSFFILSQETSSTLEICLTKLKEAADLTPRCVMVDRDQKEIKAIKTVFPHASVLLCWFHVLQAIHRWVVKQDGGHVQDPAVRNIIVQGIFSLKQCRTERVFHETAKRVLEQIKTATGATRVSKYLRETWLHCGAMWANFGRMFFHHQSETNNAVERFFNGLKYNFLGGYCNKRLDDLLLILHNHVVKYYGQLDELVNAGRAPTKGSQESVISAERMRSHGLDQNIQYLSEARFSVPSESKPDVFYEVDLLYSVCQCPVNGQGQKCKHIVLAQMVSDGMIDTAALREDTANMLCATNSFVSDETTVMVQNGENVGIVNLAKQQCSCLASSYGEVCVCLLVANKISESTLSTTASQPTTPVDQENIETESEPPVHQAKYCIKDMIYDLRNWCESEEYQPSLGLYTAVKHTHQLAFGRFKTVFNKRKTERLHKYRKHIELSKRRIANYSKTDHNKRQIQTVHHDGAFKRKRRQRTRK is encoded by the exons ATGCGCTACCCACTTGGAGCGCATATTCAAACTTTCTGTTTAGCGCTCTCATTCCACCTCTCAACCAACTGTGAAAGCTCCACATTTTCAAAG GCAATGGAGAAGCATTGGCTGAAGTCAATCGAAGATGGCTTAAAGAAGGAAAGGGACCCTAGAATAAAGCGATCCTTTGATATTCTTGAAGAGAATATTCCTGAGGATGTTTTCATGAGGAATCGCCTTGATAGGATAAATGAAATGGAGAAAGGAAGAttcctttataaaaaaaaaagaccaaatgTAATTCAGTGGAGGTGTGAGCGATCCCGCCATTCAACCGGATCGTCAACGGGAGATCCAATGAAGACAAGGGCAAATTCTTGCCCAGCGTATGTGTCCTTTCAGTTCGTAAGCTCAGTCAGTTTTCGAGGTTGTATTGTCAGAGAAATGTGCGAACACAGTGGCCATGACCTCACCAATATGGAAGAAAATGCAATCAATCGCATCAATGAGGATTTGGTCGAATTCATCCATGACTGTATTTCCAAAGGGGTCTCTAATAGTGCCATTCTATTGAAAGCCACGGACTGGTCACAGAGGCTTGGAAAAACGAACCTTGGGGACAGAACATACTTTGTCACTCCAAAGGACATTGTTGGAATAAGAAGAAGCTTCAACAAATACATTAATTTGGATGGCAATGACTGTATATCAGTGGCAAAACTCATGAAGGCTGACCTGAAAGACAGTGTTTTACTGTACCAACCACTGTCACATAGTGAAGACCAACCCCTCATCATTGTCTACAGTTCAGCATGGCAGCTTGAGCAGCTGAAAAAATTTGGAGGGAAGATGATTTTTTTGGATGCGACCTATAAAAGTGTCACCCAGTATGGCTTTGCTTTTTATGCTGTCATGGTCAAAAATGATGAGGGCAAAGGAATACCtgtgtcattttttattttgagtcAAGAGACATCCTCAACATTAGAGATTTGTCTTACCAAGCTTAAAGAGGCAGCAGATCTCACACCAAG ATGTGTTATGGTTGACCGGGATCAGAAAGAAATCAAGGCAATCAAGACTGTCTTTCCACATGCATCTGTGTTGCTTTGCTGGTTTCATGTACTTCAG GCAATCCACCGTTGGGTTGTTAAACAAGATGGAGGCCATGTCCAAGATCCAGCTGTGAGAAACATCATCGTTCAAGGAATATTTTCTCTAAAGCAATGTCGCACA GAGAGAGTATTCCACGAAACTGCTAAGAGAGTCCTTGAACAAATCAAGACGGCAACCGGGGCGACCAGAGTGTCAAAATACCTCCGAGAGACCTGGCTGCATTGTGGGGCTATGTGGGCCAACTTTGGCCGAATGTTTTTCCACCACCAAAGTGAGACCAACAATGCTGTGGAGAG GTTTTTCAACGGATTGAAATACAATTTCCTTGGAGGATATTGCAACAAAAGATTGGATGACCTACTACTAATCCTCCATAACCATGTGGTGAAGTACTACGG CCAACTTGATGAGCTCGTTAATGCTGGTCGAGCCCCCACAAAAGGATCCCAAGAAAGTGTCATATCAGCTGAAAGGATGAGGTCTCATGGGCTCGACCAAAACATCCAGTATTTGTCTGAGGCCCGCTTCAGTGTACCCTCAGAAAGCAAGCCTGATGTGTTTTATGAAGTTGACTTACTGTACAGTGTTTGCCAGTGTCCAGTCAATGGACAAGGTCAGAAATGTAAACACATAGTGTTAGCTCAGATGGTGTCTGATGGTATGATTGACACAGCTGCACtcagagaagacacagcaaaTATGCTATGTGCAACCAACAGTTTTGTAAGTGATGAGACAACAGTGATGGTGCAAAATGGAGAAAATGTGGGTATTGTGAATCTTGCAAAACAGCAGTGTTCTTGCTTGGCAAGCAGTTATggggaagtatgtgtgtgtctgttggtggcCAACAAAATTAGTGAATCAACACTGTCAACCACTGCCTCACAGCCAACCACACCTGTGGACCAGGAAAAtatagaaacagagagtgagccACCAGTTCACCAGGCAAAATACTGCATTAAGGACATGATTTATGATTTGAGGAATTGGTGTGAGTCAGAGGAGTATCAGCCATCACTTGGCCTTTATACAGCAGTGAAACATACACACCAGCTCGCCTTTGGCCGCTTCAAAACGGTCTTTAACAAAAGAAAGACTGAGCGACTGCACAAATACAGGAAACACATTGAACTTAGCAAAAGACGAATTGCAAACTATTCAAAGACAGACCACAACAAGCGGCAGATACAAACTGTCCATCACGACGGGGCATTTAAGCGCAAGCGAAGACAGCGAACCCGTAAGTAG
- the LOC105897965 gene encoding zinc finger protein OZF-like, with product MYTSPTMTAKEENYSPMENKDEEEFDPREYGDVQKIQSNKRGNTERKRNKERCHKRPQCRKTSYQELHQRLDTREKKHECALCFKTFARRFDLASHQRIHTGEKPHQCSTCGKAFSHISNLKTHQRIHTGEKPHQCSTCGKAFSGISTLKTHQRIHTKEKPHQCSTCGKSFSSMSNLKTHQRIHSGEKPHHCTICGKSFNQLSALKTHQITHTGEKPHQCSTCGKAFSRMSSLKEHQRIHTGEKPHQCSTCGKAFSHLSTLKTHQITHTGEKPHQCSTCGKAFSQLSTLKTHQRIHIGEKPHHIHTGEKPYQCNACGKAFNRMTHLKDHQMIHTGEKPYQCSHCGKAFSQMTNLKTHQRIHTGEKPHQCSTCGQAFTFMSALKRHQMIFHTGEKPYTTCGKYFRSSSDLTQHQIIHYRNVLLDFLNHHIGPGVAKGTGPEAAEKNQYTITV from the exons ATGTACACGTCACCCACCATGACCGCGAAAGAAGAAAactattcaccaatggaaaacaaagatgaagaagaatttgatccaagagaatatg GAGACGTTCAAAAgatccaatctaacaaaagAGGGAACACTGAGCGAAAAAGGAACAAAGAGAGATGTCACAAAcgcccccagtgcagaaagacttcataccaggaattacatcagcgactggacaccagggagaaaaaacatgaatgtgccctatgtttcaaaacatttgctagACGTTTCGATCTTGCAAGTCAtcaaagaatacacacaggagaaaagccccatcagtgcagtacatgtgggaaggcctttagtcacatatctaatctcaagacacaccagaggatccatactggggagaagccacaccagtgcagtacatgtgggaaggccttcagtGGTATCtctactctcaagacacaccagaggatccatactaaggagaagccacaccagtgcagtacatgtgggaaatCCTTTAGTTcaatgtctaatctcaagacacaccagaggatccattctggggaaaagccacatcattgCACTATATGTGGGAAATCCTTTAATCAAttgtctgctctcaagacacaccagattacacatactggggaaaagccacaccagtgcagtacatgtgggaaggcctttagtcgaATGTCTAGTCTCAaggaacaccagaggatccatactggggaaaagccacaccagtgcagtacatgtgggaaggcctttagtcacttgtctactctcaagacacaccagattacacatactggggaaaagccacaccagtgcagtacatgtgggaaggcctttagtcaattgtctactctcaagacacaccagaggatccatattggagaaaagccccatca catccatactggggaaaagccttatcagtgcaatgcatgtgggaaggcctttaatcgAATGACTCATCTCAAGGATCACCaaatgatccatactggggaaaagccctaTCAGTGTTCTCATTGTGGAAAGGCCTTCAGTCAAATGAcaaatctcaagacacaccagaggatccatactggggaaaagccacaccagtgcagtacatgtgggcaGGCCTTTACTttcatgtctgctctcaagagacaccagatgattttccatactggagaaaagccatatactacatgtggaaagtatttcaGGAGTAGCTCTGACCTCACCCAACATCAGATTATACATTACAGAAATGTCCTGCTGG ATTTTCTAAATCATCACATTGGCCCAGGAGTGGCTAAAGGAACAGGACCAGAAGCTGCTGAGAAGAACCAGTACACCATAACCGTATAA
- the LOC116219799 gene encoding zinc finger protein 239-like: MFAFIVEIMYQIEEKREYMAEKLFSNIIEDVQRIQSNQRSKTEQNRKKERRHKRPQCRKTSYQELHQVQDTRGRQHECSQCFKTFARRFNLAIHQQIHTGEKPHQCSTCGRAFTQLATLKKHERIHTGEKPHQCSTCGKSFGRMTNLKKHQMIHTGEKPHHCSTCGKAFSQLSDLKTHQRIHTGEKPYQCNACGKAFNRMTHLKIHQMIHTGEKTHQCPQCGKAFSQMSTLKKHQMIHTGEKPHQCSTCGKAFSQLSNLNTHQRIHTGEKPYQCTSCGKYFRESSNLSKHQRIHTGEKPHPCSQCGKTFSRMADLKRHQRIHSNDVLPC; encoded by the coding sequence ATGTTTGCCTTTATTGTTGAAATTATGTaccagatagaggagaagagagaatatatGGCTGAGAAATTATTTTCTAATATTATAGAGgacgttcaaaggatccaatctaaccaAAGAAGCAAAACTGagcaaaacagaaagaaagagagacgtcACAAAcgcccccagtgcagaaagacttcataccagGAATTACATCAGGTACAGGACACGAGGGGGAgacaacatgaatgctcccagtgttttaaaacatttgctAGACGTTTCAatcttgcaattcatcaacaaatacacacaggagaaaaaccccatcagtgcagtacatgtgggaggGCCTTTACCCAATTGGCTACTCTCAAGAAACAcgagaggatccatactggggaaaagccacaccagtgcagtacatgtgggaagtcCTTTGGTAGAATGActaatctcaagaaacaccagatgatccatactggggaaaagccgcaCCACTgctctacatgtgggaaggcctttagtcaattgTCTGACctaaagacacaccagaggatccatactggggaaaagccttatcagtgcaatgcatgtgggaaggcctttaatcgAATGACTCATCTCAAGATTCACCaaatgatccatactggggaaaagacCCATCAGTgtcctcagtgtggaaaggccttcagTCAAATGTCtactctcaagaaacaccaaatgatccatactggggaaaagccacaccagtgtagCACATGTGGGAAGGCGTTTAGTCAATTGTCTAACCTCAatacacaccagaggatccatactggggaaaagccgtatcaatgtacttcatgtggaaagtatttcaGGGAAAGCTCCAACCTATCCAAacatcagaggatccatactggtgaaaagccacatccgtgttctcagtgtggaaagacctttagtaGAATGGctgatctcaagagacaccagaggatccattcaaatgatgtgctgccctgctaa